A stretch of Pseudomonas sp. 7SR1 DNA encodes these proteins:
- a CDS encoding Ldh family oxidoreductase, with protein sequence MSALSEHAGSGALSFDALAGLLEKIFLRHGTSADVARILAENCAGAERDGAHSHGVFRIPGYVSTLDSGWVDGQAVPVVEDVASGFVRVDAGNGFAQPALAAARALLVQKARSAGIAVLAIRNSHHFAALWPDVEPFAYEGLVALSVVNSMTCVVPHGAQRPLFGTNPIAFAAPRADGEPIVFDLATSAIAHGDVQIAARKGELLPPGMGVDSLGQPTCDPKAILDGGALLPFGGHKGSALSMMVELLAAALTGGHFSFEFDWSNHPGAKTPWTGQLLIVIDPSKAAGQDFAERSQELVRQMQGVGLQRLPGDRRHRERRQSSERGIVLEEQTLAQLRELAGM encoded by the coding sequence ATGTCTGCGCTATCCGAACACGCCGGTTCCGGCGCCTTGTCCTTCGATGCCCTGGCGGGTTTGCTGGAGAAGATTTTCCTGCGACACGGCACCTCGGCCGACGTCGCCCGGATCCTGGCTGAAAACTGCGCCGGCGCCGAGCGCGACGGAGCCCACAGCCATGGGGTGTTTCGCATCCCCGGTTACGTCTCGACCCTCGATAGCGGTTGGGTCGATGGCCAGGCCGTGCCGGTGGTCGAGGATGTTGCCTCGGGGTTCGTGCGGGTGGACGCCGGCAATGGATTCGCCCAGCCGGCCCTGGCTGCCGCGCGTGCGCTACTGGTGCAGAAGGCCCGCAGCGCCGGCATTGCGGTGCTGGCTATCCGTAACTCTCACCACTTCGCCGCCCTCTGGCCGGATGTCGAGCCGTTCGCCTATGAAGGGCTGGTGGCCTTGAGTGTGGTCAACAGCATGACGTGTGTCGTGCCCCATGGCGCACAGCGCCCGCTGTTCGGCACCAACCCCATCGCTTTTGCCGCGCCACGGGCTGACGGGGAGCCGATTGTCTTCGACCTGGCGACCAGCGCCATCGCCCATGGCGATGTGCAGATTGCCGCGCGCAAGGGCGAACTGTTGCCCCCGGGCATGGGGGTGGACAGTCTGGGTCAGCCGACCTGCGATCCCAAGGCAATCCTGGATGGCGGGGCACTCCTGCCGTTTGGCGGGCACAAGGGGTCGGCCTTGTCGATGATGGTGGAGTTGCTGGCGGCGGCCCTGACGGGGGGGCATTTTTCCTTCGAGTTCGACTGGAGCAATCATCCCGGTGCCAAGACGCCATGGACCGGCCAGTTGCTGATCGTGATCGACCCGAGCAAGGCCGCCGGGCAGGATTTCGCCGAGCGCAGCCAGGAACTGGTCAGGCAAATGCAGGGGGTGGGGTTGCAACGGTTGCCGGGGGATCGCCGGCATCGCGAGCGCCGTCAATCCAGCGAGCGAGGGATTGTGCTGGAGGAACAGACACTGGCGCAGTTGCGGGAATTGGCCGGTATGTAA
- a CDS encoding dermonecrotic toxin domain-containing protein: MTETTPLLFSHVLDARRLDELSAPHGLTQADLDWLHHAALPSHSLRAAQTPPMSVETILFEATGRTPIPLAGCLSLTASPATGASQAWPAFLYTPQGGIRKFASRRALETKIEHMLASPVERDDLFQLLSISQRAELNGSPGIRQTRSLIEGDVFEALVASIEHAQSLNARTMVDELMKLPSLQAMLDQVLNEAASNFDHRQGRVAISTYAGAGSPTAGRVINTMSLADAVLVYFHHQGRPSGHDVEFIHPGITPSSGNARQWENLLKVAAGHLIPRLIQCIEGYWDATGPFHISRRKLLSQVLSDTLRANILIQREQRQLTHAQSRELFRVLGPSGRDETLLFIETVRLWEYEPLYVELAGSLMISGKGHYLYTPSHGLQKVDDYLSFKQTLLGTPTRATRKEALYGLLSLEERNRFLRLDEPKVSGHPVALPVFESLANTIIGKQTSNLHYALEMSRQGKVDLHALVDKALDIRTLIDKSLLKQGIQGHWGAQPVFYGDLRPSNFMADQLERKIKSYASVEEAFTTLFARVPMSSPHEFSKDLRALLPKLTNVFSLGIRAEAELRELDGTLPPAAHDLIRTVFAYDPDFPDRTQRMGVKGFRPDVYSLRLTCTDETRTVHLCLANCFFLTERGGLDTPYSGLGILWTPSDGLQVFSSVEMAAGQLNRYLLDPRRRFSLLENLPAAQRKPHGHYRLEAFELIEDNVLSNRMSSFIDLFEAEHRYLSSLKIGPWKLSGMALAKSLEALQNKGAPTNLPRAMRIAQANRWRQKLPAWLGTAALEDQRLHIDLLDQYKNSVADGKDYLDGIEPLRTYVGKKLKALMDARLGEKDLDPASILITPNLALAGPPASLIDFALNHVEFTQKTGLHVSSTSGKKLPDSLNEATVKQMLLSLDISTSYKKHVRDKLSGTGADAEARKQRFRRQLPWQLLQHAHARHLQQYLSATAFDLIRQVLDMPDGIARQAVKGASALIRPLELITTGGAAAVKTLGLYLIGSSTDAMAPHVLYAPYRAGPNLIEFKDEASLIAALNLPGALQDLLISRLPTTQQGLFRNLFVSTLGKLSDITLASNPIQTNLLDTLFNDNLDLLSDLLSTQTDRKRQFDWQTVLHLFSTGVRFAGRQLPGKLTFFETLWESYQDFKASAEALRQHDWKTGLHDFIAGAAEMVSLGMLNRDDTFGLLAPASPATQVSRTTTEMSWKDIASTAPTRTNLHAFEATDASLFDLHANLADGTYGAAGSGKLYASVAGRVFQVAKANQVWRVVHAHGEGPILARSSDDQQWAIDPQRHTIRYGKVMSTLANSYSDYQAGASLNIEARGMAEIRRKYPHHANAIVQALETARFYSINALHNLEHARQQRAPASRLETFLQTFLGVEHVDAGLIEKVHTAIAPICRALADPSWEAQNAKRIVIGNLKDINDIATAFVVEPNAKGRIYLTQLFFEIGLDRYQELVPQSFNVDAHAQGATLIHELTHQLFDTYDIVYLDASLPFFDLISQDTEFGRRKSGELKEQQLKGFSLGTPRSKLFMAWDHRAGMLKSLEQIRQFKDMTREILKITGATSISEARDIFLDPASADKRIDLILRNADSMTLLICMLGRQLDAVLPAAGS; encoded by the coding sequence ATGACCGAGACCACCCCACTGCTGTTTTCCCACGTGCTGGATGCCAGGCGCCTGGACGAACTGAGCGCACCCCACGGATTGACGCAGGCGGACCTCGACTGGTTGCATCACGCTGCACTGCCCAGCCACTCGCTGCGTGCAGCGCAGACACCGCCGATGTCTGTCGAAACCATCCTGTTCGAAGCGACCGGCCGAACCCCGATTCCCCTGGCCGGCTGCCTTAGCCTGACGGCCTCGCCAGCGACCGGCGCTTCGCAGGCTTGGCCTGCGTTTCTCTATACACCACAAGGTGGCATCAGAAAGTTCGCCAGCCGCCGAGCCCTCGAAACAAAGATCGAGCACATGCTGGCGAGCCCCGTCGAACGTGACGATCTGTTTCAACTGCTCTCGATTTCACAACGGGCCGAACTGAACGGCTCCCCCGGCATCCGACAGACCCGCTCGCTCATCGAGGGCGATGTCTTCGAAGCCCTGGTCGCAAGCATCGAGCATGCACAGAGCCTCAATGCCCGGACAATGGTGGACGAACTGATGAAACTGCCTTCGTTGCAGGCGATGCTCGACCAGGTATTGAACGAAGCGGCGTCGAACTTCGACCACAGGCAGGGACGCGTGGCGATCAGCACCTATGCCGGCGCCGGCAGCCCGACAGCCGGCCGGGTCATCAACACCATGTCCCTGGCTGACGCGGTCCTGGTCTATTTCCACCACCAGGGACGACCCAGCGGACATGACGTGGAATTCATCCATCCGGGGATCACCCCATCATCCGGGAACGCCCGGCAGTGGGAAAACCTGCTGAAGGTCGCCGCTGGACACCTGATCCCACGGCTCATCCAGTGCATCGAGGGTTACTGGGACGCCACCGGCCCCTTTCATATTTCACGCCGCAAGCTTCTCTCGCAGGTGCTCAGCGACACGTTGCGGGCGAACATCCTGATCCAGCGGGAACAGAGGCAACTGACGCATGCACAGAGCCGGGAGCTGTTCCGGGTCCTCGGGCCGTCCGGTCGGGATGAAACGCTTCTGTTCATCGAAACGGTGCGACTCTGGGAATACGAACCGCTCTACGTGGAGCTCGCCGGCTCGTTGATGATCAGCGGCAAGGGGCACTACCTCTACACGCCCAGCCACGGTCTCCAGAAAGTCGACGACTATCTGAGCTTCAAGCAGACATTGCTCGGCACTCCGACCCGGGCCACGCGAAAAGAAGCCCTCTACGGCCTTCTGAGCCTGGAAGAGCGCAACCGCTTCCTACGCCTCGACGAGCCAAAGGTGTCGGGGCACCCCGTGGCCTTGCCGGTGTTCGAGTCCCTGGCCAACACCATCATCGGCAAGCAGACCAGCAACCTTCATTACGCCTTGGAGATGTCTCGCCAGGGCAAGGTCGACCTTCACGCCCTCGTCGACAAGGCGCTGGACATACGCACCTTGATCGACAAAAGCCTCTTGAAGCAGGGGATCCAGGGCCATTGGGGTGCCCAACCGGTGTTTTACGGAGACTTGCGCCCTTCCAACTTCATGGCCGACCAACTGGAAAGGAAGATCAAGAGCTATGCCAGCGTCGAAGAGGCTTTCACCACGCTGTTCGCCCGAGTGCCGATGTCCAGTCCCCACGAGTTTTCCAAGGACCTGAGAGCGCTGCTGCCAAAGCTCACCAACGTTTTTTCCCTGGGAATACGTGCCGAAGCCGAACTCAGGGAGCTGGACGGAACCCTGCCGCCAGCCGCCCACGACCTCATCAGGACCGTGTTCGCCTACGACCCCGATTTTCCCGACCGCACCCAACGCATGGGGGTCAAGGGCTTCCGGCCGGACGTCTATTCGCTGAGGCTCACCTGTACCGACGAAACCCGAACGGTCCACCTTTGCCTCGCCAATTGTTTTTTCCTCACCGAACGCGGCGGGCTGGATACGCCCTATTCAGGCCTGGGTATTCTGTGGACACCTTCGGACGGCCTGCAGGTCTTTTCTTCCGTGGAGATGGCCGCCGGGCAATTGAACCGCTACCTGCTCGACCCTCGAAGACGTTTCAGCCTGCTGGAAAACCTGCCCGCTGCCCAACGCAAGCCCCACGGGCATTACCGGCTCGAGGCATTCGAGCTGATCGAAGACAACGTCCTGTCGAACCGGATGAGTTCCTTCATCGATCTTTTCGAAGCCGAACACCGGTACCTGAGCAGTCTGAAAATCGGCCCATGGAAACTGAGCGGGATGGCCTTGGCGAAAAGCCTCGAGGCGCTGCAGAACAAAGGCGCTCCGACCAATCTGCCGCGTGCGATGCGCATCGCCCAGGCGAACCGGTGGCGGCAGAAACTGCCCGCCTGGCTCGGCACGGCCGCCCTGGAAGATCAACGCTTGCATATCGATCTGCTCGACCAATACAAGAACAGCGTGGCCGACGGCAAGGACTACCTGGACGGTATCGAGCCGCTTCGCACCTATGTCGGTAAAAAGCTCAAGGCATTAATGGATGCACGCCTTGGCGAAAAGGATCTCGACCCGGCCAGCATCCTGATCACGCCGAACCTCGCATTGGCCGGTCCTCCCGCTTCCTTGATCGATTTCGCCTTGAACCATGTCGAGTTCACCCAGAAGACCGGCTTGCATGTCTCCTCCACGTCCGGAAAAAAACTGCCGGACAGTCTGAACGAAGCCACTGTGAAGCAGATGCTGCTGTCCCTGGATATCTCCACTTCGTATAAAAAACACGTCAGGGACAAGCTCTCCGGCACGGGAGCGGACGCAGAAGCGAGAAAGCAGCGTTTTCGCCGCCAGTTGCCCTGGCAACTGTTGCAGCATGCCCACGCACGGCACCTGCAACAGTACCTGTCGGCCACGGCATTCGACTTGATTCGCCAGGTCCTGGATATGCCGGACGGCATCGCGCGCCAGGCAGTGAAGGGTGCCAGCGCCCTGATCCGTCCACTGGAACTGATAACGACCGGCGGCGCCGCGGCGGTCAAGACACTGGGACTCTACCTGATCGGATCGAGCACCGACGCGATGGCTCCTCATGTGCTGTATGCGCCCTACCGCGCGGGGCCGAACCTCATCGAATTCAAGGACGAGGCCAGCCTCATCGCTGCGCTCAACCTGCCCGGGGCGCTTCAGGACCTGCTGATCAGCCGACTCCCCACGACCCAGCAGGGGCTGTTCCGGAACCTGTTCGTGTCCACCCTTGGAAAGCTGTCGGACATCACCCTGGCCTCGAATCCGATTCAGACGAACCTGCTCGACACGCTGTTCAACGATAACCTGGACCTGCTATCGGACCTGTTGAGCACCCAGACCGACCGCAAACGCCAGTTCGACTGGCAAACGGTCCTGCATCTGTTCAGCACCGGGGTCAGGTTTGCGGGACGCCAGCTACCGGGCAAATTGACGTTTTTCGAGACCCTTTGGGAAAGCTACCAGGACTTCAAGGCCTCTGCCGAAGCGCTGCGACAGCATGACTGGAAAACCGGCTTGCATGACTTCATCGCCGGCGCCGCGGAAATGGTCTCGCTGGGCATGCTCAATCGCGACGATACGTTCGGCCTGCTCGCCCCTGCCAGCCCAGCAACGCAGGTGTCCCGGACGACGACCGAAATGAGCTGGAAAGATATCGCGTCCACGGCACCGACCCGTACCAACCTGCACGCCTTCGAAGCCACGGATGCCAGCCTTTTCGACCTGCACGCAAACCTGGCCGACGGCACCTACGGCGCAGCGGGATCCGGCAAGCTCTATGCGAGCGTGGCCGGCAGGGTCTTCCAGGTCGCCAAAGCGAACCAGGTATGGCGTGTCGTCCATGCCCATGGCGAAGGACCGATACTGGCTCGATCGTCCGACGACCAGCAGTGGGCGATCGATCCGCAGCGACACACCATTCGCTACGGCAAGGTCATGTCCACGCTCGCCAATTCCTACAGTGACTACCAGGCCGGCGCCTCGTTGAACATCGAAGCCCGGGGCATGGCTGAAATACGCAGGAAATACCCCCACCATGCCAATGCCATCGTCCAGGCCCTGGAGACAGCCAGGTTCTACTCCATCAACGCCCTCCATAACCTGGAGCACGCCAGGCAGCAACGTGCGCCGGCCTCTCGACTGGAAACGTTTCTCCAGACGTTCCTGGGCGTGGAACACGTCGATGCCGGCCTGATCGAGAAGGTCCACACGGCGATTGCGCCGATCTGCCGGGCACTGGCCGATCCTTCATGGGAAGCGCAGAACGCCAAGCGCATCGTCATCGGCAATCTCAAGGATATCAACGATATCGCCACAGCATTTGTCGTGGAACCCAACGCCAAGGGACGGATTTACCTCACGCAGCTGTTCTTTGAAATAGGCCTGGACCGATACCAGGAGCTTGTGCCGCAATCATTCAATGTCGACGCCCATGCCCAGGGGGCGACACTTATCCATGAATTGACCCACCAGTTGTTCGACACGTACGACATCGTTTACCTGGATGCTTCATTGCCCTTCTTCGACCTCATTTCCCAAGACACCGAATTCGGACGACGCAAGTCGGGGGAGTTGAAAGAGCAACAACTCAAAGGGTTTTCGCTGGGTACGCCGCGATCGAAACTGTTCATGGCCTGGGACCATCGGGCCGGGATGCTCAAGAGCCTGGAACAGATACGTCAATTCAAGGACATGACCAGGGAAATACTGAAAATCACGGGGGCTACCAGCATCAGCGAAGCACGGGATATTTTCCTCGACCCCGCTTCGGCCGATAAACGCATCGACCTGATCCTTCGAAACGCCGACTCCATGACCTTGCTGATTTGCATGCTGGGACGCCAGCTCGACGCCGTGCTGCCCGCCGCTGGCTCTTGA
- a CDS encoding nuclear transport factor 2 family protein has protein sequence MSNPVSSLAPAIAGYIAAANARDSSAVPRFFAEDANVFDEGQHRAGTQAIAQWMEDTARRYQPRVQVLNVQQRTGKVLVHNLISGTFPGSPLELRYTFRLNEQGKISRLDISV, from the coding sequence ATGTCCAATCCCGTCTCTTCCCTGGCCCCGGCCATAGCCGGTTACATTGCGGCCGCCAATGCCCGTGACAGTTCGGCGGTGCCGCGTTTTTTCGCCGAGGATGCCAACGTATTCGATGAAGGCCAGCACCGGGCCGGTACCCAGGCCATTGCCCAATGGATGGAGGACACCGCCCGGCGCTACCAGCCGCGGGTGCAGGTGCTGAACGTGCAGCAGCGCACCGGCAAGGTGCTGGTCCACAACCTGATCTCCGGGACCTTTCCCGGCAGCCCGCTGGAGCTGCGATACACCTTCCGCCTCAACGAACAGGGGAAAATCAGCCGGTTGGATATTTCAGTCTAG
- a CDS encoding helix-turn-helix transcriptional regulator has product MSRTTRLLTLLQVLRGKRCPVTAATLAAELNVSERTLYRDIAELTALGAPIQGEAGIGYVLRSGLFLPPLMFTADEIEAIVLGLRYVDQRGDDVLGKAAADALAKVAAVLAPDVRDALRNPTVLPGPPGYGYPQNRVELNVYRQAIRSQAKLRIDYADVNNTPSQRLVWPLALGFFNEARVVVAWCELRDAYRTFRTDRIACAIEEGGRYPGRRSDLLRAWMKSMQLDETGRFTPDKN; this is encoded by the coding sequence GTGTCGCGTACCACCCGGCTGCTCACTTTGCTGCAAGTCTTGCGGGGCAAGCGTTGCCCGGTCACTGCCGCGACGCTGGCGGCCGAGCTGAACGTGTCTGAACGCACGCTCTACCGGGACATAGCCGAGTTGACGGCCCTTGGCGCTCCGATCCAGGGCGAGGCGGGCATCGGCTATGTACTGCGCAGCGGGTTGTTCCTGCCGCCGCTGATGTTCACTGCCGATGAAATCGAGGCCATCGTGCTGGGGCTGCGCTACGTCGACCAGCGTGGCGACGATGTGCTGGGCAAGGCCGCCGCCGATGCCTTGGCGAAGGTCGCCGCGGTGCTGGCTCCCGACGTCCGGGACGCCCTGCGCAACCCGACGGTGCTGCCCGGTCCGCCGGGCTATGGCTACCCGCAGAACAGGGTGGAACTGAATGTCTACCGCCAGGCCATTCGCAGCCAGGCGAAGCTGCGCATCGACTACGCCGACGTGAACAATACGCCGAGCCAGCGACTGGTCTGGCCCCTGGCCCTGGGGTTTTTCAACGAGGCGCGGGTCGTGGTGGCATGGTGTGAATTACGCGACGCCTATCGGACCTTTCGCACCGATCGGATCGCGTGTGCCATCGAGGAGGGGGGGCGCTACCCTGGCAGGCGCAGCGATCTGTTGCGGGCCTGGATGAAGTCGATGCAGCTGGATGAAACCGGACGTTTCACTCCTGACAAAAACTGA
- a CDS encoding DUF883 family protein — protein sequence MPRKSPEQANGEQIKDQAFSELKALIEESEKLLKSSASLVGEDAENLRGQIAHKLQQALDSLASARDRTRPMVDATETYIGGHPWQTVAISAGFGLVVGLLLGRR from the coding sequence ATGCCCCGTAAAAGCCCAGAGCAAGCGAACGGAGAGCAAATCAAGGACCAGGCCTTCAGCGAATTGAAGGCCTTGATTGAAGAATCGGAAAAACTGCTCAAGAGCAGCGCTTCACTGGTGGGCGAAGATGCCGAGAACCTGCGGGGGCAGATCGCCCATAAACTGCAACAGGCCCTGGACTCCCTCGCCAGCGCACGGGATCGCACCCGTCCCATGGTGGACGCCACCGAGACCTACATTGGTGGCCACCCTTGGCAAACCGTGGCGATTTCCGCCGGTTTCGGGCTGGTGGTGGGCTTGCTGCTGGGACGACGCTAA
- a CDS encoding LEA type 2 family protein, whose translation MRRIIGLSFFLMLLSLNACTLLQRHDPLNINVVGIEPLASQELEMRFAVKLRLQNPNDIAIDYNGVALDLEVNGRTLASGVSDQAGTIARFSETVLSVPVSISAFSVLRQTLGLSQTQRLDNLPYVLKGKLAGGLFGTVRFVDRGTLDLPSSTANW comes from the coding sequence ATGCGCAGAATCATCGGTTTATCTTTCTTTCTGATGCTCTTGAGCCTGAACGCCTGCACGCTGCTGCAGCGTCACGACCCGCTGAACATCAATGTGGTGGGCATCGAACCCTTGGCCAGCCAGGAACTGGAGATGCGCTTCGCGGTGAAACTGCGCTTGCAGAACCCCAACGACATCGCCATCGATTACAACGGCGTGGCCCTGGACCTGGAGGTCAATGGACGCACCCTGGCGTCGGGGGTCAGTGACCAGGCAGGCACCATCGCGAGGTTCTCCGAAACGGTGCTGAGCGTGCCGGTGAGCATCTCGGCTTTTTCGGTGCTGCGCCAGACGCTGGGCCTGAGCCAGACCCAGCGCCTGGACAACCTGCCCTACGTGCTCAAGGGCAAGCTGGCGGGTGGATTGTTCGGTACCGTGCGCTTCGTCGACCGCGGCACCCTGGACTTGCCGAGCTCCACGGCCAACTGGTGA
- a CDS encoding FecR family protein produces the protein MTEHTLSEAEYDAITDAAAHWCMRMHAADCSDAERLAFKQWHDADPLHAFEYAAMLEIWDVADHLPRVEPAPPVPVSRPRPRARWRPLAAAAAVLVLGLPLAAYTGWNLGWLANSYERFEADASVRRIILGDGSQVELNLGSELVFANYKNERRATLKKGEAFFEVSHDTQHPFIVRAGQGQVRVTGTRFNVWMYQDQVRVTLVEGSVLVASNHALTQNGSRLTPGMQASYKAGDFQPQVRETPADDSSLAWRSGKLVLDNLTLTDALPLINRYLDRPVMLADNNTGALRIGGIYNVSEVKNLVPSLPKVLPVYLTQNKDGNPVLNAVGQRPTSTQKTAPRQ, from the coding sequence ATGACCGAACATACACTCTCGGAAGCCGAATACGACGCCATTACCGATGCGGCCGCGCACTGGTGCATGCGTATGCATGCTGCCGACTGTAGCGATGCCGAACGGCTGGCCTTCAAGCAGTGGCACGATGCCGATCCCCTGCATGCGTTCGAATACGCCGCCATGCTGGAGATCTGGGACGTCGCCGATCACTTGCCGCGCGTCGAACCCGCGCCGCCGGTCCCGGTGTCTCGTCCCCGGCCGCGGGCGCGCTGGCGTCCCCTGGCCGCTGCCGCCGCGGTGCTGGTGCTGGGGCTGCCACTGGCGGCCTATACGGGCTGGAACCTGGGCTGGCTGGCCAATTCCTACGAGCGCTTCGAAGCCGACGCAAGCGTACGGCGCATCATCCTGGGCGATGGCAGCCAGGTAGAACTCAACCTGGGCAGCGAGCTGGTATTCGCCAATTACAAGAATGAGCGTCGCGCGACCCTGAAAAAGGGCGAGGCGTTTTTCGAAGTCAGCCACGATACCCAGCACCCGTTCATCGTTCGGGCCGGCCAGGGCCAGGTACGGGTGACCGGGACCCGCTTCAACGTCTGGATGTATCAGGACCAGGTGCGCGTCACGCTGGTGGAAGGCTCGGTACTGGTCGCCAGCAACCATGCACTGACGCAAAACGGCTCGCGCCTGACACCCGGCATGCAGGCGAGCTACAAGGCCGGCGATTTCCAGCCGCAGGTCCGCGAAACGCCTGCCGATGACAGCTCACTGGCATGGCGCAGCGGCAAGCTGGTGCTGGATAACCTGACCCTCACCGATGCGCTGCCGCTGATCAACCGCTACCTCGACCGTCCCGTCATGCTGGCCGATAACAACACCGGCGCCCTGCGCATCGGCGGTATCTACAACGTCAGTGAAGTGAAGAACCTGGTGCCGTCGTTGCCAAAAGTACTGCCGGTCTACCTGACGCAGAACAAGGACGGCAACCCGGTGCTCAATGCCGTCGGCCAGAGGCCGACCAGCACTCAGAAAACTGCTCCCCGTCAATGA
- a CDS encoding carbon-nitrogen hydrolase family protein, with protein MPKSIVAALQIGSLPGGKGETLAQILSYEEAIRQAGARLVVMPEALLGGYPKGEGFGTQLGYRLPEGREAFARYFANAIDVPGAETEALAGLSTRTGASLVLGVIERAGSTLYCTALYFEPEAGLVAKHRKLMPTGTERLIWGKGDGSTLPVVDSQIGRVGAAVCWENMMPLLRTAMYAKGVEVWCAPTVDERDMWQVTMRHVAHEGRCFVVSACQVQASPQALGIEVANWPAERPLIAGGSVIVGPMGDVLAGPLKDKAGLLTAEIDTDDLVGARYDYDVVGHYARPDVFELVVDERARPGVRFIP; from the coding sequence ATGCCAAAATCCATCGTGGCCGCCCTGCAGATCGGTTCCTTGCCCGGCGGCAAGGGCGAGACCCTGGCGCAGATCCTTTCCTATGAAGAGGCCATACGCCAGGCCGGCGCCCGGCTGGTGGTAATGCCCGAGGCCCTGTTGGGCGGGTATCCAAAGGGCGAAGGATTCGGTACCCAGCTGGGGTATCGGTTGCCGGAAGGGCGAGAAGCCTTCGCTCGCTATTTCGCCAATGCCATCGACGTGCCCGGCGCCGAGACCGAGGCACTGGCTGGGCTTTCGACGCGCACCGGCGCCAGCCTGGTGCTGGGCGTCATCGAGCGCGCCGGGAGCACCTTGTACTGCACGGCCCTGTATTTCGAGCCCGAGGCAGGCCTGGTGGCCAAGCATCGCAAGCTCATGCCCACCGGTACGGAGCGGCTGATCTGGGGCAAGGGCGATGGCTCGACACTGCCGGTGGTCGACAGCCAGATAGGGCGTGTGGGCGCGGCGGTGTGCTGGGAAAACATGATGCCCCTGTTACGTACGGCCATGTACGCCAAGGGCGTCGAGGTGTGGTGCGCGCCGACGGTGGATGAGCGGGACATGTGGCAAGTGACCATGCGCCACGTCGCTCACGAGGGCCGCTGCTTCGTGGTCAGTGCCTGCCAGGTCCAGGCCTCGCCCCAGGCGCTGGGGATCGAAGTCGCGAACTGGCCGGCCGAGCGGCCGCTGATCGCCGGCGGCAGCGTGATTGTAGGGCCCATGGGCGACGTGCTCGCCGGTCCGTTGAAGGACAAGGCCGGCCTGTTGACCGCTGAAATCGACACCGACGACCTGGTGGGGGCGCGCTACGACTATGACGTGGTCGGGCATTACGCCCGTCCGGATGTGTTCGAGCTGGTGGTGGACGAGCGGGCCAGGCCCGGCGTGCGTTTTATCCCATGA
- a CDS encoding LysR family transcriptional regulator: MSQMNIADIDLNLLKTFEALHDESSASRAALRLGVTQSAISAALRRLRSLYDDQLFVRTGRGLAPTLRADQLKPVISDALNKCRQSLAMIDPDASHYQGRSVIVGLSDDFEIAYGRRLIEEVAQRAPGLRLIFRQTHSQIVGRDLMERHFDLAITAGGFAQRLLSRRVLGEGDYACLVDQASLKEGQAHLALESFVAREHLLVSSGGFIGITDEGLAGLGLSRRVCASTTHFAALPFLLRGSQAVATIPAHAARAIASLSGLALLPCPLALPRYPIELGWRTHAQMDPAVIKVREAILATFK; the protein is encoded by the coding sequence ATGAGCCAAATGAATATCGCCGATATCGACCTCAACCTGCTCAAGACCTTCGAAGCCCTGCACGACGAATCCAGCGCCAGCCGCGCCGCGCTGCGCCTGGGCGTGACCCAGTCGGCCATCAGCGCCGCCCTGCGCAGGCTGCGCAGCCTGTATGACGATCAGTTATTCGTGCGCACCGGTCGCGGCCTGGCACCGACACTGCGGGCCGATCAATTGAAGCCGGTGATCAGCGACGCATTGAACAAATGCCGCCAGAGCCTGGCGATGATCGATCCGGATGCCAGCCATTACCAGGGGCGCTCGGTCATCGTCGGCCTGTCCGACGACTTCGAGATCGCCTATGGACGGCGCTTGATCGAGGAAGTGGCGCAACGTGCACCAGGGTTGAGGTTGATCTTCCGCCAGACCCATAGCCAGATCGTCGGCCGTGATCTGATGGAGCGCCATTTTGACCTGGCGATCACCGCCGGAGGTTTCGCGCAGCGGCTGCTCAGTCGACGGGTCCTGGGTGAAGGGGACTACGCGTGCCTCGTCGATCAGGCCAGCCTGAAGGAAGGCCAGGCGCACCTTGCGCTGGAAAGCTTCGTGGCGCGGGAACATCTGCTGGTATCTTCCGGTGGGTTCATCGGCATCACCGACGAGGGGCTGGCCGGGCTCGGCCTGAGCCGGAGGGTCTGCGCCTCCACCACGCATTTTGCCGCCCTGCCATTCCTGCTCAGGGGCAGCCAGGCCGTGGCGACCATTCCGGCACATGCGGCCCGGGCCATTGCGTCCCTCAGCGGCCTGGCGCTGTTACCCTGCCCCCTTGCCTTGCCGCGCTACCCTATCGAACTGGGCTGGCGAACCCACGCGCAGATGGATCCGGCCGTGATCAAGGTTCGCGAGGCCATCCTGGCGACCTTCAAATGA